One Kazachstania africana CBS 2517 chromosome 5, complete genome DNA window includes the following coding sequences:
- the SPC110 gene encoding Spc110p (similar to Saccharomyces cerevisiae SPC110 (YDR356W); ancestral locus Anc_5.414), producing the protein MNKRKRFEEFTPIGESRINGRNSPSTAKLSPTKQYRSNGKFDHSFDGPLRKTPRRELDDTINSMNKSFNDISQFDETLPFIKDGDNSDGFDDENNPKINLLPSSSETIGAIASEPMRESKEIIENYKKQLFEKTRQMEVIYQMLRETNPNEDLRKIIEYQTEINIWKDKYNVLEVKFTDLSEKLDSTKKVHSDCEQKRTSLEAQLKQNQVDFEAKLNNVSSQFKGKESDSSDEEISKLQVKIDELQAKIKELETQLLDGNQSLDDSLTKLKDEVDQKTQQLIEQEEKHKDELDQRTKQLTELEKKHVNEISDLQAQLTEKLTTINNLEENLKKNNDVIKNFNTENYKHDNQVKDFISQIEELHDDKKSLTRDLQISKEKFNKYRGEMERKVFELKTSNERTTENDAEQLDQIKKLYEDRVNKLQSKNNSLLKEIAQLQTKESNVKSKLSELETKYSKNTKQLTKDRNEAKDRELLAKMEELQKNGAELNKVEKKLQETESENNKLNSELFQKSQEISKLSKELDGLSGVNSELLEENKSLKTSVRDKIALKKELKKSQSEIKELHEKIISSASKKSQEILQIIENKDEEIRKLERKIRDYDQKFSKESDIKDLQNKLKATENEKLTLLERHEKEVEEWRHELDKLQEDASQVVKLKEDLNDKSTKIEELHASLIKHQKENSKIRNDMQKLTAQYGELRKSMNESQKLIDEYYELKSTRRNEDFKQEEKLNELERNYNSNLQNLKKYVKSLENENTELEQLLKNFKQNDIRNSIETKMSETMEYRSDYYKLKYNREVKRNNDLKIQTDYLNRVIKATLATAKADLAKYRNLTRSLGIEYGDSYHTRFYQDTMRPSSQRSKLRFKTVALFVKSCVRMKQVALRHRIDERKIDYLREKARGDDSYRSW; encoded by the coding sequence tgatgaaaataatccAAAGATTAATTTACTGCCGAGTTCTAGTGAAACCATTGGTGCCATTGCATCTGAACCTATGAGGGAAAGTAAAGAAATAATCGAGAATTACAAGAAACAACTGTTTGAAAAGACTCGACAAATGGAAGTCATATATCAGATGCTCAGAGAAACTAATCCCAATGAAGACTTGAGGAAAATAATAGAGTATCAGACAGAAATTAATATTTGGAAGGACAAATATAACGTTCTCGAAGTCAAGTTTACCGATTTATCTGAAAAGTTAGATTCTACGAAAAAGGTTCACAGTGATTGTGAACAAAAGAGGACCAGTTTAGAGGCACAGCTCAAACAAAATCAAGTGGACTTTGAAGCGAAACTGAATAACGTGAGCTCACAATTCAAAGGCAAAGAATCTGACAGCAGCgatgaagaaatatcaaagtTGCAAGTGAAGATAGACGAGTTACAAGCTAAAATTAAGGAATTAGAGACTCAATTGCTGGATGGCAACCAGTCATTAGATGATTCCttgacaaaattgaaagatgaagTGGATCAAAAGACACAGCAACTGATTGAGCAAGAAGAGAAAcataaagatgaattggACCAAAGGACAAAACAACTCACTGAACTTGAGAAAAAGCATGTGAATGAAATATCAGATTTACAAGCTCAATTAACAGAAAAGCTGACTACTATTAATAACTTGGAAGAAAATctaaaaaagaataacgatgttattaaaaattttaatactGAAAACTATAAACATGATAATCAAGTAAAGGATTTTATTTCACAAATAGAGGAACTACACGATGACAAAAAGTCCCTTACAAGAGACCTTCAAATCAGTAAGGAAaagttcaataaatatcGCGGTGAAATGGAACGTAAAGtctttgaattgaaaacaagTAATGAAAGAACTACAGAAAATGACGCTGAACAACTCGatcaaattaaaaaattatacgAAGATCGTGTTAATAAATTACAATCGAAAAACAACAGCTTACTAAAAGAAATCGCTCAGCTTCAGACTAAAGAGTCTAATGTTAAAAGTAAATTGTCGGAATTAGAAACCAAATATAGTAAAAATACTAAACAATTGACAAAAGACAGAAATGAAGCAAAGGATAGGGAACTTTTGGCCaaaatggaagaattacaaaagaatGGAGCAGAATTAAATAaagtagaaaaaaaattacaagaaactgaaagtgaaaataacaaattAAACAGTGaactatttcaaaaatctcAAGAGATTAGCAAGTTGTCAAAAGAACTAGATGGTCTCAGTGGAGTAAATTCTgaattattggaagaaaataaatctttGAAGACATCAGTACGAGATAAAATAgctttgaagaaagaattgaaaaaatcacaatctgaaatcaaagaattgcatgaaaagattatttcAAGTGCAAGTAAAAAATCACAGGAAATTCTacaaataattgaaaacaaaGATGAggaaataagaaaattagaaagaaagattagGGATTATgatcaaaaatttagtAAGGAAAGTGATATCAAAGATCTGCAAAATAAGTTGAAAGCAACTGAAAACGAAAAACTGACTTTATTAGAAAGACATGAGAAAGAAGTAGAAGAATGGCGTCATGAACTTGATAAATTGCAAGAAGATGCTTCTCAAGTTGTAAAATTAAAGGAAGACTTAAATGACAAGAGTACTAAAATTGAGGAACTCCATGCTTCATTAATCAAACATCAGAAGGAGAATAGTAAGATCAGAAACGATATGCAAAAGTTGACCGCTCAATATGGAGAATTGAGGAAATCAATGAATGAATCCCAAAAATTGATCGATGAATATTATGAGTTGAAATCGACTAGGCgtaatgaagatttcaagCAGGAGGAAAAACtgaatgaattagaaagaaattataattccaatttacaaaatttgaagaaatatgTTAAATCgttggaaaatgaaaatacaGAATTGGAACaactattgaaaaacttcaAGCAAAATGATATTAGAAATTCGATCGAGACAAAAATGTCTGAAACGATGGAATATCGTTCAGATTATTATAAACTCAAGTACAACAGAGAGGTTAAACGAAATAATGACCTGAAAATACAGACAGATTATTTAAACCGTGTTATCAAAGCCACTCTCGCAACAGCTAAGGCAGATTTAGCAAAATACAGAAATTTAACAAGGTCATTGGGAATAGAATACGGAGACAGTTATCATACTCGATTTTATCAGGATACTATGCGTCCATCGTCTCaaagatcaaaattaaGATTTAAAACTGTTGCTTTATTTGTAAAATCCTGTGTTCGAATGAAACAAGTTGCGTTGAGGCACAgaattgatgaaagaaagattgaTTACCTCAGAGAGAAAGCTAGAGGTGACGATAGCTACAGGAGCTGGTAA